The Euwallacea similis isolate ESF13 chromosome 15, ESF131.1, whole genome shotgun sequence genome has a window encoding:
- the LOC136413789 gene encoding uncharacterized protein, whose product MEEGSSQESEWDKSSQEGFKTPKSKKRGRKPKTATPSTPTTPTPDPKRPAFYSAPQPSASQSRAFLAPTTTTKQQQQQKQNPTFTHTFTVVAPTSTTRVQFALEWEKISPDNKDIIIKQERDLLIKTNNEGGTAEALQMLTQREIIASFKVNNTPIAVMNQTNTVRRMSPSYSVVATGVDLDITDDMFLKHLEELGLNVRFCRRIISRQRSTPTLMMRLITGDLTTYEKLINNRAVHFLGRLFRIVESKSPAPIPVPCSKCNSFEHRAEDCKVPTKCNKCQGPHLTATCKSPLPPRCTACNSEDHAAWSMKCPKRPTAPIDRIPNVKIKCLNRRTAEVSIAMSRDSRIHSAITTHDYIINKYKNQINKTTNTDREELLKKLRKQFVGDFAVDTSVVFFGNNMYILMFDMLSPSKTSPIEPTEQLRQTITNTEHSI is encoded by the coding sequence ATGGAGGAGGGGAGCTCGCAAGAATCGGAATGGGACAAGTCGTCCCAAGAAGGTTTTAAAACACCTAAATCCAAAAAAAGAGGTAGGAAACCAAAAACTGCCACACCTTCCACACCCACAACCCCAACGCCAGACCCCAAAAGACCTGCCTTTTACAGCGCACCACAACCCTCAGCTTCTCAAAGCAGAGCATTTTTAGCACCAACAACAACCActaaacaacaacaacaacaaaaacaaaacccGACATTCACCCACACTTTTACAGTGGTAGCACCAACCTCAACAACCAGAGTCCAGTTCGCTCTGGAGTGGGAAAAAATTAGCCCTGACAATAAagacattattattaaacaagAGAGGGATCTCCTCATAAAGACCAACAACGAAGGGGGTACGGCGGAAGCACTACAAATGTTAACGCAAAGAGAAATTATAGCTTCTTTCAAAGTAAACAATACTCCCATCGCAGTAATGAATCAAACAAACACCGTTCGACGCATGTCGCCGTCATACTCCGTGGTCGCCACCGGAGTGGACTTGGATATAACGGACGACATGTTCTTGAAGCACCTGGAGGAGCTGGGGTTGAATGTCCGGTTCTGCAGAAGAATAATCTCAAGACAAAGGAGCACCCCTACACTAATGATGAGGCTGATCACAGGAGATTTAACCACCTATGAAAAGCTGATAAACAACCGTGCAGTACATTTCCTGGGACGTCTATTTAGAATTGTGGAAAGCAAATCACCGGCACCTATACCCGTTCCCTGCAGCAAGTGCAACTCATTTGAACACCGTGCGGAGGACTGCAAAGTACCCACCAAGTGCAACAAATGCCAGGGTCCTCACCTAACAGCGACATGCAAATCTCCACTCCCTCCCAGGTGTACGGCCTGCAACTCGGAAGATCATGCAGCATGGAGTATGAAGTGTCCGAAAAGACCCACAGCTCCGATCGACAGAATACCTAATGTAAAAATCAAATGCCTGAACAGGAGGACGGCCGAGGTGTCGATAGCGATGTCGAGAGACAGCAGAATTCACTCAGCAATAACAACCCATgattacataataaataaatacaaaaaccaaattaataaaacaaccaACACCGACAGAGAAGaactattaaagaaattaaggaAACAATTTGTGGGGGACTTTGCGGTCGATACCTCGGTCGTCTTCTTCGGCAacaatatgtatattttgatGTTTGATATGCTCTCTCCAAGCAAAACCTCCCCAATCGAACCTACGGAACAACTAAGGCaaacaattacaaatacaGAACATTCAATTTGA